Genomic window (Chryseobacterium bernardetii):
TGATCTTCTATGGATTAGGCTTGATAAGTGCCGAAAGATACACTTTGCCGGATGTAAAATACCTGGGATATTGTGAAGTAATCCTCGGTTTATTTTCTTTGTTCTTTCTGGGCTGGGGATTATTTTTCTGGGCTGTAGGCTTTGGTATTTTGCATATAGTTTATGGGCTTATTATGCATAAGAAGTATCGATAATGGGAATTGGTTTTGTCATATTATTCCACTTTTTTATTATAGCTGTTTTCAGTTTTATCTGTGCTGCAATAAGTTGTGTGCTTATTTGCTTCATCGGTGGAAAAGAAAAAAGAAGACGGAAAGTAATATTGGCGTTTATAGTTCCTTTTGTAGCATTTTATACTTTCTATATCGTTGGGATTATTGGTTTGTCGGTTGTATCAAAAAATAAAAAAGTAGATATCGGAATTGGTGATGCTTGGTATATTCCTTTAAAAAATAATCATCAACTATTATTTATAGATATTCCGGAACAAGCGAGCATTGGTAAAAATAATGGAGAAACTCAGATTTCAATGGTGGTAGAAATTGAAGAAAAAGGAAATCAGATTTTCGGAAAAACTTTTGATAACGAGTACTTTTTGTTGGATACAAAAACAGATATGGTAAAAAAGTTTGCTACAGAGAAAGAGTTGGTTGCCTTGCATTCAGATAAAAAACTTAAACTGGCGGATGTCACAGAATTTTATTCAGAAGAAAAGATCATATAATGGGGTACTGGCCTCTGTTGATAGGATTTTTATCTCTCATAATAAGTGTTGGAGTGGTATATATATTGAAGTTAATATTAATCTTTTAATATTTGAAAAAATATTACATGTGCCATAATAAGGCTTTCCGGAAGGAGAGAAGAATTATAATTCTTATTTTTGCACCATTTTTTGAAACAAAAAGCTGTAAAACTGTTGTAGCATAGGATTAAAGTGAATGAAAATAGTTGCATTTGTGGCCGTTTCAGAACAAATAAGATAAATTAAAATGATCAAAATTAGTCAACTCAATAAAGAATTTGAAAGCCGTGTAAGATTGGGAATTATGTCCGTTCTTATGGTCAACGACTGGGTTGATTTCTCTGAAATGAAATCACTGTTGGAAATTACTGACGGAAATCTTGCCAGTCACAGTAATGCACTTGAAAAAGCAGGCTATATTGAGGTGAAAAAAGAATTTGTAGGGAAGAAGCCTAAAACCTCTTATCGTGTTACCCAGAATGGGAGACAGGCTTTTACCGATCATTTGGATGCACTTGAAAAATTATTAGGACGATAGTTCTATATTTTTTTGAAATTTAACTTTGTAATTCAAAGTTCTTTGTTTTAAATAAAATTAATGATTATATATTATGAAAGATCGGGAAATTATAAACTTAAGCAAATCAGTATTTGGATTGTGCTTTACAATCGGAAGTATTTGTCTTTTAGGAGGATTATTCAAGCAGGAATCGTTTGCTATCGCAGGCTATCTGCTGCTCATTTTTGCCACTCCTATCAACTTACTGTTTGTATTGTTTTTTCTGATTTTCGGATTTGTTAACAGATCCAGACTAAAAATCTGTGTAAAAGCTATTGGTATTCTTTCCATTAATATTCCTATTGCTGTTCTCTATGCTGCAATTGGCCTTTATATATTTTCTGATGGAAACTGGTAGTCTTTGTACCCTTATTAATTTGAAATCTTATTACTAAAATACATGATTATGAAAAAAATACGTATTCAGTTTCTGCTTTTTGTGTACAATAAAACTCAAAAACTCTACAGGAAATACTTTAAAAAGAAAAAAAGGCAGTGGCAGTTCAATGAAAGGCAGCTCCTGGAATTCAGGGAAGATTCATTGGGAAGAAAATTAGGGGAATTCTACCATAAACATGGATTTTCAATGATTCCCAAAATGGAAAATCACGATGTACATCATCTTATTACTGATTGCGGCACCAACTTCGAGGATGAAATTGCCATGCAATACCTTTTGTTAGGAAACGGAAAGCTCAATGCCCATCTTTTGGCAGCTATTATCCTGGGAACCCTTATTCTGCCGGAATATAGCAAAATGTATATTAAAGCTTATAAGAAAGGGAAGACAATGAGAGCCTTTTACAAATGGGATTTCGAAGGTCTGTTGTGGCAAAATTTTGAGCATCTGAAAGACTTCATCCAGCAGAAAGAGACGGTTGTTCTTCATTAAAACGATTAATATGGAAAATGTAAAATTCAGCGCTATCGGGAAGTACACTTTTCTTATTTCTTTTGGTATGGAGAAAAGTCTTTCGGTAATTCTGTTCTCCTTTTATTGGCCAATATTCCCATTGCAGCACTATATCTCATGGTCATTTTCAACTTTTATTAACTCAACTTTTCAACTTTATATCTTATGAAAACACATCATTATATATTTCTTACAACAGCCCTGTTTGTTGCCCTGTTTTATAATCAGGATTTAGGGCTGAATTTTGGTATTCTTGGAATTCTATATGCTGTTCTGAATTTCTTCAAAACACCTGGGAAAAATAAAACCAGAACCTTTTATATCCTTACAGTAACAAGTATACTTTCCGGGATTGCGTTTGCTTGGTATGGAGACTTCCCTTCATTTCTGGCAGTAGCAGCTTCACTTCTTTTGCTGGCTTATAAATCAAGGAACAGAAAAATGAAGATACTCTTTCTGATTCCTGTTTTTATAACAAATGTTCTTACCTCAATTTGCAGGATTTTTATGTTTGATAAATGGCTGTCTCAGAGAAACGTTTCGGGAATGTGGCAGAAGATGATGGCTTTTGTACTTATCCCATTCACTCTTATTTCCGTTTTCTTTGGAGTTTATGCAGCAGGAAGCGACCATTTTGCAGCTCTTTTCACAGATTATGAACTGGATCTCAATCTTTGGCAGATTTTCTGTCTTTCTATTTTAGGATTTTTTATTGCATTCAATTTCTGGAATTATGCTGTTGAAAAACTGATTTACAAAAATCATCACTATTTGGATAATGACTTTCATAAAAGCAGTCAGGAACCTAAAGCAACTTATTCATTCCTTGATCTGGATGCTGAAAGAACGAGTGGGATCGTATCTTTCTTTTGCCTGAATATTTTGCTGGTCTTTTTCATCATTACTTACAATTATGAACAGTTTTATGAAGTCTCAAAAACACCAGTTCAGCTTTCGGAAGAGACCCATGAACGTGTCAATGCTGTAATTATGTCAATTGTAATGGCTATTCTTGTAATAATGTTCTACTTTAAATCAGGATTCAACTTTGACCCTAAAGCCAAATTGCTGAAAGTTTTAGCTAAAATCTGGATTATGCTGAATGCTGTTTTAATCCTGTCGGCGGCAGCCAAAAACTATGAATATATTTCCAATTATGCCTTTACCTATAAAAGACTGGGGGTTTTTGCCTTCCTTCTTTTATCTCTGGCAGGGCTTGGCTTAACATTTATTAAAATTCAGAGGAAAAAAAGGAACGCCTTCCTGTTCAATACAATGGCATGGTACTTTTATGGAACCATTCTGATATGCAGCTATATCAACTGGGGTGGTTTTATTACCTCACAGAATATAGCCCGTAAAAACTTTGATTTAAATTATCATTACACATCGGTTAATTTCAATGAAAGAAGCCTGATACAATATGCAGCCCAAAAAAATAATCAAAAGCTTAAGACAGGTCTTCAGAATAAAATAAAGGAAGAAAAATCAAAATCTTTCCTTTCAAAAATTATTTATTATCAAACCATCAA
Coding sequences:
- a CDS encoding winged helix-turn-helix domain-containing protein — its product is MIKISQLNKEFESRVRLGIMSVLMVNDWVDFSEMKSLLEITDGNLASHSNALEKAGYIEVKKEFVGKKPKTSYRVTQNGRQAFTDHLDALEKLLGR
- a CDS encoding Coq4 family protein; translation: MKKIRIQFLLFVYNKTQKLYRKYFKKKKRQWQFNERQLLEFREDSLGRKLGEFYHKHGFSMIPKMENHDVHHLITDCGTNFEDEIAMQYLLLGNGKLNAHLLAAIILGTLILPEYSKMYIKAYKKGKTMRAFYKWDFEGLLWQNFEHLKDFIQQKETVVLH
- a CDS encoding DUF4153 domain-containing protein, whose amino-acid sequence is MKTHHYIFLTTALFVALFYNQDLGLNFGILGILYAVLNFFKTPGKNKTRTFYILTVTSILSGIAFAWYGDFPSFLAVAASLLLLAYKSRNRKMKILFLIPVFITNVLTSICRIFMFDKWLSQRNVSGMWQKMMAFVLIPFTLISVFFGVYAAGSDHFAALFTDYELDLNLWQIFCLSILGFFIAFNFWNYAVEKLIYKNHHYLDNDFHKSSQEPKATYSFLDLDAERTSGIVSFFCLNILLVFFIITYNYEQFYEVSKTPVQLSEETHERVNAVIMSIVMAILVIMFYFKSGFNFDPKAKLLKVLAKIWIMLNAVLILSAAAKNYEYISNYAFTYKRLGVFAFLLLSLAGLGLTFIKIQRKKRNAFLFNTMAWYFYGTILICSYINWGGFITSQNIARKNFDLNYHYTSVNFNERSLIQYAAQKNNQKLKTGLQNKIKEEKSKSFLSKIIYYQTIK